From Actinosynnema mirum DSM 43827, a single genomic window includes:
- the recN gene encoding DNA repair protein RecN: protein MLAEMRIQGLGVIDEATLELAAGFTVVTGETGAGKTMVVTGLHLLGGGRAEASRVRNGAERAVVEGRFQAPAGSPAAKVAEEVGGEPDDDGSVIAVRTVGADGRSRAHLGGRSVPVGVLSELAEQLLAVHGQNDQLRLLRSSEQRAVLDRFAGDEVAGPLGAYQRVRDEWLRVATELRDRTRSSRELAREAELLRHGLAEITAVDPKPGEDAELVDEARRLADADQLRESAAGAQYAVAGSPDGDPDNPGALGLIGEARRRLGASEDPKLRELEPRLVEAETLLADVGAEIASYLEHLDADPARLEQVLARQSELKMLTRKYAADVDGVIAWAENASSRLSGLDTSDEALAALAARRDELAVELAGYAEQITAARAEAALELGREVSEELTGLAMPHANVEVAVRPRPADQNEANALEVGGQLLHAGASGVDEVELRLISHPGAPALPVHKGASGGELSRVMLALEVVLSHSDPVPTLVFDEVDAGVGGRAAVEVGRRLARLARSHQVIVVTHLPQVAAFADRHLVVDKTADGILTRSGVRVLDEGQRVVELARMLAGMDSTDTGRAHAEELLAAAKADKETAVVRRGRRKG from the coding sequence GTGCTGGCCGAGATGCGCATCCAGGGCCTCGGTGTGATCGACGAGGCCACCCTTGAGCTCGCCGCGGGTTTCACCGTTGTCACGGGGGAGACCGGGGCGGGCAAGACGATGGTCGTGACCGGGCTCCACCTGCTGGGCGGGGGCCGGGCTGAGGCGTCGCGCGTGCGCAACGGCGCCGAACGCGCGGTCGTCGAGGGCCGGTTCCAAGCTCCAGCGGGGAGCCCCGCGGCGAAGGTCGCGGAGGAGGTCGGCGGCGAACCCGACGACGACGGTTCCGTGATCGCGGTGCGGACCGTCGGCGCGGACGGCAGATCCCGCGCGCACCTGGGCGGTCGCTCGGTGCCGGTGGGCGTGCTGTCCGAGCTGGCCGAGCAGCTGCTGGCCGTGCACGGGCAGAACGACCAGCTGCGGCTGCTGCGCTCCTCCGAGCAGCGCGCGGTGCTGGACCGGTTCGCCGGTGACGAGGTGGCCGGTCCGCTGGGCGCCTACCAGCGGGTGCGGGACGAGTGGCTGCGGGTCGCGACCGAGCTGCGGGACCGCACGCGCAGCTCGCGGGAGCTGGCGCGCGAGGCGGAGCTGCTGCGGCACGGGCTGGCGGAGATCACCGCCGTCGACCCGAAGCCCGGCGAGGACGCCGAGCTGGTGGACGAGGCGCGCAGGCTCGCCGACGCCGACCAGCTGCGCGAGTCGGCGGCGGGCGCGCAGTACGCGGTGGCCGGGTCGCCCGACGGGGACCCGGACAACCCCGGCGCGCTCGGGCTGATCGGCGAGGCGCGGCGGCGGCTGGGCGCCTCCGAGGACCCCAAGCTGCGCGAGCTGGAGCCCCGGCTGGTGGAGGCGGAGACGCTGCTGGCCGACGTGGGCGCGGAGATCGCGTCCTACCTGGAGCACCTGGACGCGGACCCGGCGCGGCTGGAGCAGGTGCTGGCGCGGCAGTCCGAGCTGAAGATGCTGACCCGCAAGTACGCGGCCGACGTCGACGGCGTCATCGCGTGGGCGGAGAACGCGTCGTCGCGGCTGTCCGGGCTGGACACCTCCGACGAGGCGCTGGCGGCGCTGGCGGCGCGGCGGGATGAGCTGGCCGTGGAGCTGGCCGGGTACGCCGAGCAGATCACGGCGGCGCGCGCCGAGGCGGCGCTGGAGCTGGGCCGCGAGGTGTCCGAGGAGCTGACCGGGCTGGCGATGCCGCACGCGAACGTGGAGGTCGCGGTGCGGCCCCGGCCCGCGGACCAGAACGAGGCGAACGCGCTGGAGGTCGGCGGGCAGCTGCTGCACGCCGGGGCGTCCGGCGTGGACGAGGTGGAGCTGCGGCTGATCTCGCACCCCGGCGCGCCCGCGCTGCCGGTGCACAAGGGCGCGTCCGGCGGTGAGCTGTCGCGGGTGATGCTGGCGCTCGAAGTCGTGCTGTCGCACTCGGACCCGGTGCCCACGCTGGTGTTCGACGAGGTCGACGCGGGCGTCGGCGGTCGGGCGGCGGTCGAGGTGGGGCGGCGGCTGGCCAGGTTGGCGCGCAGCCACCAGGTCATCGTGGTCACGCACCTGCCGCAGGTCGCGGCGTTCGCGGACCGGCACCTGGTGGTGGACAAGACCGCCGACGGGATCCTGACCCGCAGCGGGGTGCGGGTGCTGGACGAGGGGCAGCGGGTCGTGGAGCTGGCCCGGATGCTCGCGGGCATGGACTCGACCGACACCGGGCGCGCGCACGCCGAGGAGCTGCTGGCGGCGGCTAAGGCCGACAAGGAGACCGCGGTGGTGCGGCGGGGGCGTCGGAAGGGCTGA
- a CDS encoding NAD kinase, which translates to MSCREILLVVHTGRPSNVLVAQDVAARFAEAGIGLRVLADESPELDPSCSYGAVVAADDKAAEGTELVFVLGGDGTLLRAAELARPAGVPVLGVNLGRVGFLAEADSDALHEAIKHVIDGAYDVEERMTVDITAYDSSGAVLQSTWALNEASVEKSSRERILDVVVEVDGRPVSAFGCDGVLVATPTGSTAYAFSAGGPVVWPDVQALLVVPSNAHALFARPLVVSPSSAVALEVDHQGHPAVLSVDGRRGVELPPGSRVEVVGGCTPLRLVKLRKEPFTDRLVRKFSLPVQGWRGPSAG; encoded by the coding sequence ATGAGCTGCCGGGAGATCCTGCTCGTCGTCCACACCGGGCGGCCGAGCAACGTGCTGGTGGCGCAGGACGTCGCCGCCCGCTTCGCCGAGGCGGGAATCGGGCTGCGCGTGCTCGCCGACGAGTCGCCGGAGCTGGACCCGTCCTGCTCGTACGGGGCGGTGGTGGCCGCCGACGACAAGGCCGCCGAGGGCACCGAGCTGGTGTTCGTGCTCGGCGGCGACGGGACGCTGCTGCGCGCGGCCGAGCTGGCCCGCCCGGCCGGGGTGCCGGTGCTCGGGGTGAACCTGGGGCGCGTGGGCTTCCTGGCCGAGGCGGACTCGGACGCGCTGCACGAGGCGATCAAGCACGTCATCGACGGCGCCTACGACGTCGAGGAGCGGATGACGGTGGACATCACCGCCTACGACTCCTCCGGCGCGGTGCTCCAGAGCACGTGGGCGCTCAACGAGGCCAGCGTGGAGAAGTCCTCGCGCGAGCGCATCCTCGACGTGGTGGTGGAGGTGGACGGGCGGCCGGTGTCGGCGTTCGGCTGCGACGGTGTGCTCGTCGCCACCCCGACCGGGTCGACGGCGTACGCGTTCTCGGCCGGTGGGCCGGTGGTGTGGCCGGACGTGCAGGCGCTGCTGGTGGTGCCGAGCAACGCGCACGCGCTGTTCGCCCGGCCGCTGGTGGTGTCGCCGTCGTCGGCGGTCGCGCTGGAGGTCGACCACCAGGGCCACCCCGCGGTTCTGTCCGTCGACGGGCGCCGCGGGGTGGAGCTGCCGCCGGGCTCGCGGGTGGAGGTCGTCGGGGGCTGCACGCCGCTGCGGCTGGTGAAGTTGCGCAAGGAGCCGTTCACGGACCGGCTGGTGCGGAAGTTCTCCCTGCCGGTGCAGGGCTGGCGCGGTCCGTCGGCAGGTTGA
- a CDS encoding TlyA family RNA methyltransferase: protein MARRARLDAELVRRGMARSREHASQLVAEGKVTVRGSVATKPATAVELDTALVVRDTDDPNWASRGAHKLVGALEAFGGVDVTGKRCLDAGASTGGFTDVLLRAGARQVVAADVGRGLLDWKLQTDERVVVKDRTNVRSLTPEVIGGPVELVVADLSFISLRLVLPALAACLDEEGDLLPMVKPQFEVGKERLGSGGVVRDPELRAAAVLEVVEAAAGLGLRLHGVVASPLPGPSGNVEFFAWLRRGRPLDVVDAAALVRAAVAEGPQ, encoded by the coding sequence GTGGCTCGCAGGGCTCGGCTCGACGCCGAACTGGTCCGCAGGGGCATGGCCCGCTCCCGTGAGCACGCCAGCCAGCTCGTCGCCGAGGGCAAGGTGACGGTGCGCGGCTCGGTCGCCACCAAACCGGCCACGGCCGTCGAGCTGGACACGGCGCTGGTGGTGCGCGACACCGACGACCCCAACTGGGCGTCGCGGGGCGCGCACAAGCTCGTCGGCGCCCTGGAGGCGTTCGGCGGGGTCGACGTGACCGGCAAGCGGTGCCTGGACGCGGGCGCGTCCACCGGCGGGTTCACCGACGTGCTGCTGCGCGCCGGGGCCCGGCAGGTGGTGGCGGCCGACGTCGGCCGGGGGCTGCTGGACTGGAAGTTGCAGACCGACGAGCGCGTGGTCGTGAAGGACCGGACGAACGTGCGCTCGCTCACGCCCGAAGTCATCGGCGGCCCCGTGGAACTCGTGGTGGCCGACCTGTCGTTCATCTCGTTGAGGCTGGTGCTGCCCGCGCTGGCCGCGTGCCTCGACGAGGAGGGCGACCTGCTTCCCATGGTGAAGCCGCAGTTCGAGGTCGGCAAGGAGCGCCTGGGGTCCGGCGGCGTCGTCCGCGACCCCGAGCTGCGCGCCGCCGCCGTCCTGGAGGTCGTGGAGGCCGCGGCGGGCCTGGGGCTGCGGCTGCACGGGGTCGTCGCGAGCCCGCTGCCGGGACCGTCCGGCAACGTGGAGTTCTTCGCGTGGCTGCGGCGCGGGCGACCGCTGGACGTGGTGGACGCCGCCGCGCTGGTGCGGGCGGCAGTCGCGGAGGGACCGCAATGA
- a CDS encoding HAD-IIA family hydrolase has translation MTLLSRYDALLLDLDGTVYRGHAPVPGAPEAVAAARAAGLAIRFVTNNASRSPQEVADHLTEIGFAPALDEVSTSAQAAASMLADLVPAGSTVLVLGTEALVEQVRQRGLVPTRTADGAVAVIQGLSQDTGWRELAEACVAVRAGAVWVACNVDLTLPTERGLLPGSGSLVRALMAATDAEPLVAGKPAVPLLEQAAKSAGAQRPLVVGDRLDTDIAGACNAGMDSLLVLTGVSTREEAMALPEDQRPTHIADDLSVLSATVEG, from the coding sequence GTGACCCTGCTGTCCCGCTACGACGCACTGCTGCTGGATCTCGACGGCACGGTCTACCGGGGGCACGCGCCCGTCCCCGGCGCGCCCGAGGCGGTCGCCGCCGCTCGGGCGGCCGGGCTCGCGATCCGGTTCGTCACCAACAACGCCTCGCGGTCGCCGCAGGAGGTCGCCGACCACCTGACCGAGATCGGGTTCGCGCCCGCGCTCGACGAGGTGTCCACGAGCGCGCAGGCCGCCGCGTCCATGCTCGCCGACCTCGTCCCCGCCGGGTCCACGGTGCTGGTGCTGGGAACCGAGGCGCTGGTGGAGCAGGTGCGGCAGCGCGGGCTCGTGCCCACGCGCACCGCCGACGGGGCCGTCGCGGTCATCCAGGGGCTCTCCCAGGACACCGGGTGGCGCGAGCTGGCCGAGGCGTGCGTGGCGGTCCGCGCGGGCGCGGTGTGGGTGGCGTGCAACGTCGACCTGACGCTGCCCACCGAGCGCGGGCTGCTGCCCGGCAGCGGGTCGCTGGTCCGGGCGCTCATGGCGGCCACGGACGCCGAGCCGCTCGTCGCGGGCAAGCCCGCCGTGCCGCTGCTGGAGCAGGCGGCCAAGTCCGCTGGCGCGCAGCGACCGCTCGTGGTCGGCGACCGGCTCGACACCGACATCGCGGGCGCCTGCAACGCGGGCATGGACTCGCTCCTGGTGCTCACCGGGGTGTCCACCCGCGAGGAGGCCATGGCGCTCCCGGAGGACCAGCGGCCCACCCACATCGCCGACGACCTGTCGGTGCTATCGGCTACCGTGGAAGGGTGA